The following coding sequences are from one Canis lupus baileyi chromosome 19, mCanLup2.hap1, whole genome shotgun sequence window:
- the USP19 gene encoding ubiquitin carboxyl-terminal hydrolase 19 isoform X2, producing the protein MSGGASATGPRRGPPGLEEATSKKKQKDRANQESKDGDPRRGSASSREEQAKEELLLDWRQSADEVIVKLRVGAGPLRLEEVDAAFTDTDCVVRLPGGRQWGGVFYAEIESSCTKVQARKGGLLQLALPKKVPLLTWPSLLKKPLGTQEVVPGLRCQENGQEPSPIALEPGPEPRRAKQEARNQKRAQGRGEVGAGAGPGAQAGPSAKRAVHLRRGPEGEGSRDGPGPRGDAPPFLAETATQAEAEEQLRVPPLNPQTCLLGSEENLALLTGEKTVSPRNDPVSPAMSRSRDPEKGDRSKEEMAVAADAVTLVDEPESMVNLAFVKNDSYEKGPDSVVVHVYVKEIRRDTSRVLFREQDFTLIFQTRDGNFLRLHPGCGPHTLFRWQVKLRNLIEPEQCTFCFTASRIDICLRKRQSQRWGGLEAPAARGAVGGAKVAVPTGPTPLDSAPPGGTPHPLTGQEEARAVEKEKPKPRSEDTGLDGVAARTPMEHVAPKPEPHLASPKPTCMVPPMPHSPVSGDSVEEEEEEEKKVCLPGFTGLVNLGNTCFMNSVIQSLSNTRELRDFFHDRSFETEINYNNPLGTGGRLAIGFAVLLRALWKGTHHAFQPSKLKAIVASKASQFTGYAQHDAQEFMAFLLDGLHEDLNRIQNKPYTETVDSDGRPDEVVAEEAWQRHKMRNDSFIVDLFQGQYKSKLVCPVCAKVSITFDPFLYLPVPLPQKQKVLPVFYFAREPHSKPIKFLVSISKENSSASEVLDSLSQSVHVKPENLRLAEVIKNRFHRVFLPSHSLDTVSPSDTLLCFELLSPELAKERVVVLEVQQRPQVPSIPISKCAACQRKQQSEDEKLKRCTRCYRVGYCNQLCQKTHWPDHKGLCRPENIGYPFLVSVPASRLIYARLAQLLEGYARYSVSVFQPPFQPGRMALESQGPGCTTLLSTSSLEAGDSERDPIQPPELQLVTPVAEGDTGVPRAWAAPDRGPVPSTSGVSSEVLASGPVEVGSLPAGERVSRPEAAVPGYQHPSEAMNSHTPQFFIYKIDASNREQRLEDKGDTPLELGEDCSLALVWRNNERLQEFVLVASKELECAEDPGSAGEAARAGHFTLDQCLNLFTRPEVLAPEEAWYCPQCKQHREASKQLLLWRLPNVLIVQLKRFSFRSFIWRDKINDLVEFPVRNLDLSKFCIGQKEEQLPSYDLYAVINHYGGMIGGHYTACARLPNDRSSQRSDVGWRLFDDSTVTTVDESQVVTRYAYVLFYRRRNSPVERPPRAGHSEHHPDLGPAAEAAASQASRIWRELEAEEEPVPEGPVPLGPWGPQDWVGPPPRGPTTSDEGCLRYFVLGTVAALVALVLNMFYPLVSQSCWR; encoded by the exons ATGTCTGGTGGGGCCAGCGCCACAGGCCCAAGGAGGGGTCCCCCAGGATTGGAGGAGGCCACCAGTAAGAAGAAGCAGAAGGATCGAGCAAACCAGGAGAGCAAGGATGGAGATCCTAGGAGAG GGTCGGCATCTTCTCGGGAGGAGCAGGCCAAAGAGG AGTTGTTGCTTGATTGGAGGCAGAGTGCAGATGAGGTGATTGTCAAGCTGCGTGTGGGAGCAGGTCCCCTGCGGCTGGAGGAAGTGGATGCTGCTTTCACGGACACAGACTGCGTGGTGCGGCTTCCAG GTGGTCGGCAGTGGGGTGGTGTTTTCTACGCTGAAATAGAAAGTTCTTGCACCAAAGTACAAGCTCGTAAAGGTGGCCTCCTGCAGCTGGCACTGCCCAAGAAGGTGCCTCTGCTCACATGGCCCTCTCTTCTG AAGAAACCTCTAGGGACCCAGGAGGTGGTACCAGGGCTGCGGTGCCAGGAGAATGGGCAGGAGCCATCTCCCATTGCTCTGGAGCCAGGCCCTGAGCCCCGTCGGGCTAAACAGGAGGCCCGGAACCAGAAGCGGGCCCAGGGCCGTGGTGAGGTAGGCGCAGGGGctggccccggggcccaggcagGCCCCAGCGCCAAGAGGGCTGTGCATCTCCgcagagggccagagggggaaggGTCCAGAGATGGGCCTGGACCCCGGGGTGATGCCCCCCCCTTCTTGGCTGagacagccacccag GCAGAAGCTGAGGAACAGCTCCGGGTACCACCATTGAACCCCCAGACCTGCCTCTTGGGCTCAGAGGAGAATCTAGCACTCTTGACAGGAGAAAAGACTGTGTCTCCCAGGAATGACCCAGTCTCCCCAGCCATGTCCCGGAGCAGAGACCCTGAGAAAGGTGACCGTTCCAAAGAGGAGATGGCAGTGGCAGCAGATGCTGTAACCTTGGTGGATG AGCCGGAATCCATGGTGAACCTGGCATTTGTCAAGAATGACTCATATGAGAAGGGGCCAGATTCCGTGGTGGTGCACGTGTACGTGAAAGAAATCCGCAGGGACACCTCTCGAGTGCTTTTCCGCGAGCAGGACTTCACACTTATCTTCCAGACCAG GGATGGAAACTTCCTGAGACTACACCCGGGCTGTGGGCCCCACACCCTCTTCCGTTggcaggtgaagctcag GAACCTGATTGAACCTGAGCAGTGCACCTTCTGCTTCACCGCCTCTCGCATTGACATCTGCCTCCGTAAGCGGCAAAGTCAGCGCTGGGGGGGCCTGGAGGCCCCAGCTGCACGAG GTGCAGTGGGTGGTGCAAAGGTTGCCGTGCCGACAGGTCCAACCCCTCTGGATTCAGCACCACCAGGAggcacccctcaccccctcacaGGACAGGAGGAAGCTCGGGCTGTGGAGAAGGAAAAACCCAAGCCTCGGTCTGAGGACACGGGGTTGGATGGTGTGGCTGCCCGTACGCCCATGGAGCATGTAGCCCCAAAGCCAGAGCCACACCTGGCCTCG CCCAAGCCCACATGTATGGTGCCTCCAATGCCCCATAGCCCAGTGAGTGGAGAcagtgtggaggaagaggaggaggaagagaagaaggtgTGTCTGCCAGGCTTCACTGGCCTTGTCAACCTAGGCAACACTTGCTTCATGAACAGTGTTATTCAGTCTTTGTCTAACACTCGGGAGCTCCGTGACTTCTTCCATG ACCGCTCCTTTGAGACTGAGATCAACTACAACAACCCATTGGGGACTGGTGGGCGTCTGGCCATTGGCTTTGCTGTGCTGCTCCGGGCGCTATGGAAGGGCACTCACCATGCCTTCCAGCCTTCCAAGTTGAAG GCCATTGTGGCGAGCAAGGCCAGCCAGTTCACAGGCTATGCACAGCATGATGCCCAGGAGTTCATGGCTTTCTTGCTGGATGGGCTGCATGAAGACCTGAATCGCATTCAGAACAAGCCATACACAGAGACTGTGGACTCGGATGGGCGGCCTGATGAG GTGGTGGCTGAAGAAGCATGGCAGCGGCATAAGATGCGGAATGACTCTTTCATCGTAGACCTATTTCAGGGGCAGTATAAGTCGAAGCTGGTGTGCCCTGTGTGTGCCAAG GTCTCCATCACTTTCGACCCATTCCTCTACCTGCCGGTACCCTTGCCACAGAAGCAGAAGGTTCTCCCCGTCTTCTATTTTGCCCGGGAGCCCCACAGCAAGCCTATCAAG TTTCTGGTGAGCATCAGCAAGGAGAACTCCAGCGCAAGTGAAGTGTTGGACTCCCTCTCTCAGAGTGTCCACGTGAAGCCTGAGAACCTGCGTCTGGCTGAG GTGATAAAGAATCGTTTCCACCGTGTGTTCCTGCCCTCCCACTCATTGGACACCGTGTCCCCATCTGACACACTCCTCTGCTTTGAGCTGCTATCCCCAGAGTTGGCTAAGGAACGGGTGGTGGTGCTAGAGGTGCAGCAG CGCCCCCAGGTGCCCAGCATCCCCATCTCCAAGTGTGCAGCCTGCCAGCGGAAGCAGCAGTCAGAAGATGAGAAGCTGAAGCGTTGTACTCGGTGCTACCGCGTGGGCTACTGCAACCA gcTCTGCCAGAAAACCCACTGGCCTGACCACAAGGGTCTCTGCCGCCCTGAGAATATTGGCTACCCATTTCTGGTCAGTGTACCTGCCTCACGTCTCATTTACGCTCGTCTTGCTCAGCTGCTAGAGGGCTATGCCCG GTACTCTGTGAGTGTATTCCAGCCACCCTTCCAGCCTGGCCGCATGGCCTTGGagtcccagggccctggctgcACTACGTTGCTCTCCACTAGCTCCCTGGAGGCTGGGGACAGTGAGAGGGACCCGATTCAGCCGCCTGAGCTCCAGTTGGTGACCCCTGTGGCTGAGGGGGACACAGGGGTCCCTCGGGCATGGGCGGCCCCTGACCGGGGCCCTGTGCCCAGCACCAGTGGCGTTTCTTCTGAGGTGCTGGCCAGTGGGCCTGTTGAAGTTGGCTCCTTGCCTGCTGGTGAGAGGGTGTCTCGGCCCGAAG CTGCTGTGCCCGGATATCAGCATCCAAGTGAAGCCATGAACTCCCACACACCCCagttcttcatctataaaattgatgCATCTAACCGAGAGCAGCGGCTAGAGGACAAAG GAGACACCCCCCTGGAGCTGGGTGAGGACTGTAGTCTGGCTCTAGTCTGGCGAAACAATGAGCGTCTACAGGAGTTTGTGTTGGTAGCCTCCAAGGAGCTGGAATGTGCTGAGGATCCAGGGTCTGCTGGTGAGGCTGCCCGTGCTGGCCACTTCACTCTGGACCAGTGCCTGAACCTCTTCACTCGGCCTGAGGTGCTGGCACCGGAGGAGGCttg GTACTGCCCACAGTGTAAACAACACCGAGAGGCCTCCAAGCAACTGTTGCTATGGCGCCTTCCTAACGTACTTATTGTTCAGCTCAAGCGCTTCTCCTTTCGGAGTTTCATCTGGCGTGACAAGATCAATGACTTGGTGGAGTTCCCTGTTCG GAATCTGGACCTGAGCAAGTTCTGCATCGGTCAGAAAGAGGAACAGCTGCCTAGCTACGACCTGTATGCTGTCATCAACCACTACGGAGGCATGATTGGCGGCCACTACACTGCCTGTGCGCGTCTACCCAATGACCGCAGCAGCCAGCGCAGCGACGTGG GCTGGCGCTTGTTTGATGACAGCACGGTGACAACAGTAGACGAGAGCCAGGTCGTGACGCGTTATGCCTATGTACTCTTCTACCGTCGGCGAAACTCTCCTGTGGAGAGGCCCCCCAGGGCAGGTCACTCTGAGCACCACCCAGACCTAGGCCCTGCAGCTGAGGCTGCTGCCAGCCAG GCTTCCCGGATTTGGCGGGAGCTGGAGGCCGAGGAGGAACCGGTACCCGAGGGGCCTGTGCCCCTGGGTCCCTGGGGGCCCCAAGACTGGGTGGGCCCCCCACCACGTGGCCCTACCACATCAGATGAGGGCTGTCTCCGGTACTTTGTTCTGGGC
- the USP19 gene encoding ubiquitin carboxyl-terminal hydrolase 19 isoform X5 encodes MSGGASATGPRRGPPGLEEATSKKKQKDRANQESKDGDPRRGSASSREEQAKEELLLDWRQSADEVIVKLRVGAGPLRLEEVDAAFTDTDCVVRLPGGRQWGGVFYAEIESSCTKVQARKGGLLQLALPKKVPLLTWPSLLKKPLGTQEVVPGLRCQENGQEPSPIALEPGPEPRRAKQEARNQKRAQGRGEVGAGAGPGAQAGPSAKRAVHLRRGPEGEGSRDGPGPRGDAPPFLAETATQAEAEEQLRVPPLNPQTCLLGSEENLALLTGEKTVSPRNDPVSPAMSRSRDPEKGDRSKEEMAVAADAVTLVDEPESMVNLAFVKNDSYEKGPDSVVVHVYVKEIRRDTSRVLFREQDFTLIFQTRDGNFLRLHPGCGPHTLFRWQVKLRNLIEPEQCTFCFTASRIDICLRKRQSQRWGGLEAPAARVGGAKVAVPTGPTPLDSAPPGGTPHPLTGQEEARAVEKEKPKPRSEDTGLDGVAARTPMEHVAPKPEPHLASPKPTCMVPPMPHSPVSGDSVEEEEEEEKKVCLPGFTGLVNLGNTCFMNSVIQSLSNTRELRDFFHDRSFETEINYNNPLGTGGRLAIGFAVLLRALWKGTHHAFQPSKLKAIVASKASQFTGYAQHDAQEFMAFLLDGLHEDLNRIQNKPYTETVDSDGRPDEVVAEEAWQRHKMRNDSFIVDLFQGQYKSKLVCPVCAKVSITFDPFLYLPVPLPQKQKVLPVFYFAREPHSKPIKFLVSISKENSSASEVLDSLSQSVHVKPENLRLAEVIKNRFHRVFLPSHSLDTVSPSDTLLCFELLSPELAKERVVVLEVQQRPQVPSIPISKCAACQRKQQSEDEKLKRCTRCYRVGYCNQLCQKTHWPDHKGLCRPENIGYPFLVSVPASRLIYARLAQLLEGYARYSVSVFQPPFQPGRMALESQGPGCTTLLSTSSLEAGDSERDPIQPPELQLVTPVAEGDTGVPRAWAAPDRGPVPSTSGVSSEVLASGPVEVGSLPAGERVSRPEAAVPGYQHPSEAMNSHTPQFFIYKIDASNREQRLEDKGDTPLELGEDCSLALVWRNNERLQEFVLVASKELECAEDPGSAGEAARAGHFTLDQCLNLFTRPEVLAPEEAWYCPQCKQHREASKQLLLWRLPNVLIVQLKRFSFRSFIWRDKINDLVEFPVRNLDLSKFCIGQKEEQLPSYDLYAVINHYGGMIGGHYTACARLPNDRSSQRSDVGWRLFDDSTVTTVDESQVVTRYAYVLFYRRRNSPVERPPRAGHSEHHPDLGPAAEAAASQASRIWRELEAEEEPVPEGPVPLGPWGPQDWVGPPPRGPTTSDEGCLRYFVLGTVAALVALVLNMFYPLVSQSCWR; translated from the exons ATGTCTGGTGGGGCCAGCGCCACAGGCCCAAGGAGGGGTCCCCCAGGATTGGAGGAGGCCACCAGTAAGAAGAAGCAGAAGGATCGAGCAAACCAGGAGAGCAAGGATGGAGATCCTAGGAGAG GGTCGGCATCTTCTCGGGAGGAGCAGGCCAAAGAGG AGTTGTTGCTTGATTGGAGGCAGAGTGCAGATGAGGTGATTGTCAAGCTGCGTGTGGGAGCAGGTCCCCTGCGGCTGGAGGAAGTGGATGCTGCTTTCACGGACACAGACTGCGTGGTGCGGCTTCCAG GTGGTCGGCAGTGGGGTGGTGTTTTCTACGCTGAAATAGAAAGTTCTTGCACCAAAGTACAAGCTCGTAAAGGTGGCCTCCTGCAGCTGGCACTGCCCAAGAAGGTGCCTCTGCTCACATGGCCCTCTCTTCTG AAGAAACCTCTAGGGACCCAGGAGGTGGTACCAGGGCTGCGGTGCCAGGAGAATGGGCAGGAGCCATCTCCCATTGCTCTGGAGCCAGGCCCTGAGCCCCGTCGGGCTAAACAGGAGGCCCGGAACCAGAAGCGGGCCCAGGGCCGTGGTGAGGTAGGCGCAGGGGctggccccggggcccaggcagGCCCCAGCGCCAAGAGGGCTGTGCATCTCCgcagagggccagagggggaaggGTCCAGAGATGGGCCTGGACCCCGGGGTGATGCCCCCCCCTTCTTGGCTGagacagccacccag GCAGAAGCTGAGGAACAGCTCCGGGTACCACCATTGAACCCCCAGACCTGCCTCTTGGGCTCAGAGGAGAATCTAGCACTCTTGACAGGAGAAAAGACTGTGTCTCCCAGGAATGACCCAGTCTCCCCAGCCATGTCCCGGAGCAGAGACCCTGAGAAAGGTGACCGTTCCAAAGAGGAGATGGCAGTGGCAGCAGATGCTGTAACCTTGGTGGATG AGCCGGAATCCATGGTGAACCTGGCATTTGTCAAGAATGACTCATATGAGAAGGGGCCAGATTCCGTGGTGGTGCACGTGTACGTGAAAGAAATCCGCAGGGACACCTCTCGAGTGCTTTTCCGCGAGCAGGACTTCACACTTATCTTCCAGACCAG GGATGGAAACTTCCTGAGACTACACCCGGGCTGTGGGCCCCACACCCTCTTCCGTTggcaggtgaagctcag GAACCTGATTGAACCTGAGCAGTGCACCTTCTGCTTCACCGCCTCTCGCATTGACATCTGCCTCCGTAAGCGGCAAAGTCAGCGCTGGGGGGGCCTGGAGGCCCCAGCTGCACGAG TGGGTGGTGCAAAGGTTGCCGTGCCGACAGGTCCAACCCCTCTGGATTCAGCACCACCAGGAggcacccctcaccccctcacaGGACAGGAGGAAGCTCGGGCTGTGGAGAAGGAAAAACCCAAGCCTCGGTCTGAGGACACGGGGTTGGATGGTGTGGCTGCCCGTACGCCCATGGAGCATGTAGCCCCAAAGCCAGAGCCACACCTGGCCTCG CCCAAGCCCACATGTATGGTGCCTCCAATGCCCCATAGCCCAGTGAGTGGAGAcagtgtggaggaagaggaggaggaagagaagaaggtgTGTCTGCCAGGCTTCACTGGCCTTGTCAACCTAGGCAACACTTGCTTCATGAACAGTGTTATTCAGTCTTTGTCTAACACTCGGGAGCTCCGTGACTTCTTCCATG ACCGCTCCTTTGAGACTGAGATCAACTACAACAACCCATTGGGGACTGGTGGGCGTCTGGCCATTGGCTTTGCTGTGCTGCTCCGGGCGCTATGGAAGGGCACTCACCATGCCTTCCAGCCTTCCAAGTTGAAG GCCATTGTGGCGAGCAAGGCCAGCCAGTTCACAGGCTATGCACAGCATGATGCCCAGGAGTTCATGGCTTTCTTGCTGGATGGGCTGCATGAAGACCTGAATCGCATTCAGAACAAGCCATACACAGAGACTGTGGACTCGGATGGGCGGCCTGATGAG GTGGTGGCTGAAGAAGCATGGCAGCGGCATAAGATGCGGAATGACTCTTTCATCGTAGACCTATTTCAGGGGCAGTATAAGTCGAAGCTGGTGTGCCCTGTGTGTGCCAAG GTCTCCATCACTTTCGACCCATTCCTCTACCTGCCGGTACCCTTGCCACAGAAGCAGAAGGTTCTCCCCGTCTTCTATTTTGCCCGGGAGCCCCACAGCAAGCCTATCAAG TTTCTGGTGAGCATCAGCAAGGAGAACTCCAGCGCAAGTGAAGTGTTGGACTCCCTCTCTCAGAGTGTCCACGTGAAGCCTGAGAACCTGCGTCTGGCTGAG GTGATAAAGAATCGTTTCCACCGTGTGTTCCTGCCCTCCCACTCATTGGACACCGTGTCCCCATCTGACACACTCCTCTGCTTTGAGCTGCTATCCCCAGAGTTGGCTAAGGAACGGGTGGTGGTGCTAGAGGTGCAGCAG CGCCCCCAGGTGCCCAGCATCCCCATCTCCAAGTGTGCAGCCTGCCAGCGGAAGCAGCAGTCAGAAGATGAGAAGCTGAAGCGTTGTACTCGGTGCTACCGCGTGGGCTACTGCAACCA gcTCTGCCAGAAAACCCACTGGCCTGACCACAAGGGTCTCTGCCGCCCTGAGAATATTGGCTACCCATTTCTGGTCAGTGTACCTGCCTCACGTCTCATTTACGCTCGTCTTGCTCAGCTGCTAGAGGGCTATGCCCG GTACTCTGTGAGTGTATTCCAGCCACCCTTCCAGCCTGGCCGCATGGCCTTGGagtcccagggccctggctgcACTACGTTGCTCTCCACTAGCTCCCTGGAGGCTGGGGACAGTGAGAGGGACCCGATTCAGCCGCCTGAGCTCCAGTTGGTGACCCCTGTGGCTGAGGGGGACACAGGGGTCCCTCGGGCATGGGCGGCCCCTGACCGGGGCCCTGTGCCCAGCACCAGTGGCGTTTCTTCTGAGGTGCTGGCCAGTGGGCCTGTTGAAGTTGGCTCCTTGCCTGCTGGTGAGAGGGTGTCTCGGCCCGAAG CTGCTGTGCCCGGATATCAGCATCCAAGTGAAGCCATGAACTCCCACACACCCCagttcttcatctataaaattgatgCATCTAACCGAGAGCAGCGGCTAGAGGACAAAG GAGACACCCCCCTGGAGCTGGGTGAGGACTGTAGTCTGGCTCTAGTCTGGCGAAACAATGAGCGTCTACAGGAGTTTGTGTTGGTAGCCTCCAAGGAGCTGGAATGTGCTGAGGATCCAGGGTCTGCTGGTGAGGCTGCCCGTGCTGGCCACTTCACTCTGGACCAGTGCCTGAACCTCTTCACTCGGCCTGAGGTGCTGGCACCGGAGGAGGCttg GTACTGCCCACAGTGTAAACAACACCGAGAGGCCTCCAAGCAACTGTTGCTATGGCGCCTTCCTAACGTACTTATTGTTCAGCTCAAGCGCTTCTCCTTTCGGAGTTTCATCTGGCGTGACAAGATCAATGACTTGGTGGAGTTCCCTGTTCG GAATCTGGACCTGAGCAAGTTCTGCATCGGTCAGAAAGAGGAACAGCTGCCTAGCTACGACCTGTATGCTGTCATCAACCACTACGGAGGCATGATTGGCGGCCACTACACTGCCTGTGCGCGTCTACCCAATGACCGCAGCAGCCAGCGCAGCGACGTGG GCTGGCGCTTGTTTGATGACAGCACGGTGACAACAGTAGACGAGAGCCAGGTCGTGACGCGTTATGCCTATGTACTCTTCTACCGTCGGCGAAACTCTCCTGTGGAGAGGCCCCCCAGGGCAGGTCACTCTGAGCACCACCCAGACCTAGGCCCTGCAGCTGAGGCTGCTGCCAGCCAG GCTTCCCGGATTTGGCGGGAGCTGGAGGCCGAGGAGGAACCGGTACCCGAGGGGCCTGTGCCCCTGGGTCCCTGGGGGCCCCAAGACTGGGTGGGCCCCCCACCACGTGGCCCTACCACATCAGATGAGGGCTGTCTCCGGTACTTTGTTCTGGGC